From Spirosoma agri, one genomic window encodes:
- a CDS encoding NUDIX hydrolase has product MLDQYKQQHPYLLALDSIIFGFDGESLKVLLVKRGVEDETWSLMGGWLQPNEGLEQAAARILFDLTGFTNVYLEQLYAFGDPHRDPIVRTISVAYFSLVKIADYESKTSDLYKANWFSIYDLPPLLFDHADMVELAIKRLRYKAAQHPIGFELLPDKFTIPQLKKLYDAIYNTDFDKRNFSRKILSTNLLIKLEEKQKGFSKRGAYFYQVDNSKYRAITNSFLNFIPNSELGI; this is encoded by the coding sequence ATGTTAGATCAATACAAACAGCAACATCCTTACTTGCTGGCTTTAGATTCAATTATCTTTGGTTTTGATGGAGAAAGCCTGAAAGTTCTTCTCGTCAAGCGGGGGGTGGAAGATGAAACCTGGTCACTGATGGGCGGATGGCTTCAGCCCAACGAAGGGCTGGAACAGGCTGCGGCACGAATCTTATTTGATCTAACAGGTTTCACCAATGTCTATCTGGAGCAATTGTACGCGTTTGGCGACCCGCATCGCGACCCCATCGTGCGAACGATATCCGTGGCTTACTTTTCGCTGGTGAAAATAGCCGATTACGAGTCGAAAACGTCGGATTTATACAAGGCAAACTGGTTTTCCATCTACGATCTTCCGCCATTGCTGTTTGATCATGCCGACATGGTTGAATTAGCCATTAAGCGGCTGCGGTATAAAGCAGCCCAGCATCCCATCGGCTTTGAACTGCTGCCCGATAAATTTACCATTCCGCAACTTAAGAAGTTGTACGACGCCATCTACAACACAGACTTCGACAAACGAAACTTCAGCCGAAAGATTCTGTCGACAAATCTGCTGATCAAGCTAGAGGAGAAGCAAAAGGGCTTTTCGAAACGAGGTGCTTATTTCTATCAGGTTGACAACTCGAAATACCGGGCAATAACCAACTCCTTCCTAAATTTCATTCCCAACTCTGAATTGGGAATTTAG
- a CDS encoding T9SS type A sorting domain-containing protein translates to MKKTVIMLRRFVPVLFIAGSISGVATAQTAGSSSKHDEINVRVIERDGNDVRETERTYRVNGLTNPERDRLVMKLVDSLKTARKDKGGKRQMTIIVDESEGNRVVTRERITPRSRKAPGDLYVQRGKLPRSQNDSQTWQYEFRRGADSLADRLNRFRVQIPRDWDQQLARPFEDWSRNFSSKPSTIRGLDAYPNNPDRGQLNVRFTAPAKGDVTIVVTNSKGKEIAKREINDFSGEFVGQIDLGKNTTGAYFITVTQNEDGAVKRVVLDS, encoded by the coding sequence ATGAAAAAAACAGTAATTATGCTCCGCCGGTTCGTTCCGGTCCTGTTCATCGCTGGCAGTATCAGTGGTGTTGCTACCGCCCAGACGGCAGGGTCGTCGTCAAAGCACGATGAAATAAATGTTCGCGTTATCGAGCGTGATGGAAATGACGTACGTGAAACCGAACGAACCTACCGCGTCAATGGTCTGACTAACCCTGAGCGCGACCGCCTGGTCATGAAACTAGTCGACTCCCTCAAAACAGCGCGAAAAGACAAAGGCGGCAAACGCCAGATGACAATCATTGTAGACGAGAGCGAGGGCAACCGGGTCGTAACCCGCGAGCGCATAACCCCACGCTCACGGAAAGCACCGGGCGATTTATACGTACAACGCGGCAAACTACCCCGTTCGCAGAATGATTCGCAAACGTGGCAGTATGAGTTTCGCCGGGGAGCCGACTCACTGGCCGATCGGCTGAACCGGTTCAGAGTTCAGATTCCACGCGACTGGGATCAGCAACTCGCTCGTCCTTTCGAAGACTGGTCGCGCAATTTTAGCAGTAAGCCATCGACAATTCGCGGACTGGATGCCTATCCTAATAATCCCGATCGTGGTCAATTGAATGTTCGTTTTACCGCTCCGGCAAAAGGCGATGTCACCATTGTTGTTACAAACTCCAAGGGGAAAGAAATAGCCAAACGGGAAATAAATGACTTTTCGGGTGAATTTGTCGGCCAGATTGATTTGGGCAAAAACACGACAGGCGCTTATTTCATTACCGTCACGCAGAATGAAGACGGCGCCGTTAAACGCGTAGTCCTTGATAGCTAA
- the hemB gene encoding porphobilinogen synthase, whose protein sequence is MNLIRRPRRSRQSAAIRDMVQETRLSVTDFILPVFIMEGQHTRSEVSSMPGIHRFSLDLLLEEIQECVDLGIKTFDLFPNLSEAKKDKYATESYNPDGLYLQAIRAIKDRFPDVMVMTDVAMDPYSSDGHDGIVENGKILNDPTLEVLGKMALAQAQAGANIVGPSDMMDGRVGYLRQVLDEGGFHEVAIMSYSAKYASAFYGPFRDALDSAPKFGDKKTYQMNPANSREALIEAQLDFDEGADFLMVKPALAYLDIIKLLNDNFHLPIAAYNVSGEYAMIKAAAQNGWLDGERAMMESLMSIKRAGASVILTYFAKEAARLL, encoded by the coding sequence ATGAATTTAATACGTCGTCCGCGCCGGAGTCGTCAATCCGCTGCCATTCGGGACATGGTGCAGGAAACGCGCCTGTCTGTCACCGATTTTATTTTGCCCGTATTCATCATGGAAGGGCAGCATACCCGCTCTGAAGTGTCCTCAATGCCGGGTATCCATCGCTTCTCACTGGACCTACTGCTTGAGGAGATACAGGAGTGTGTCGATCTGGGCATCAAGACATTTGACCTGTTTCCTAACCTGTCCGAAGCGAAGAAAGATAAATACGCTACCGAAAGCTACAATCCGGACGGGCTGTACCTCCAGGCAATTCGTGCGATAAAAGATCGGTTTCCTGATGTGATGGTCATGACCGATGTGGCTATGGACCCCTACAGCTCCGATGGTCACGACGGTATTGTCGAGAACGGAAAAATCCTGAACGACCCGACATTAGAAGTGCTGGGCAAGATGGCACTGGCCCAGGCCCAGGCAGGAGCCAACATCGTTGGCCCGTCCGATATGATGGACGGACGTGTGGGCTATCTGCGTCAGGTACTCGATGAGGGCGGTTTCCATGAGGTGGCTATTATGTCGTATTCGGCTAAATATGCCAGCGCCTTCTATGGTCCTTTCCGTGATGCGCTCGATTCGGCACCGAAGTTCGGCGATAAGAAAACCTATCAGATGAACCCCGCCAATAGCCGGGAGGCACTCATCGAAGCCCAACTCGATTTTGATGAAGGGGCCGATTTCCTGATGGTCAAGCCCGCCCTAGCCTATCTGGACATCATCAAATTGCTGAACGATAATTTTCACTTACCCATCGCGGCTTATAACGTCAGTGGTGAGTATGCCATGATTAAGGCGGCTGCGCAAAACGGCTGGCTCGACGGCGAACGGGCGATGATGGAGTCGCTAATGTCCATCAAACGGGCCGGTGCCAGTGTAATTTTAACGTATTTTGCGAAAGAAGCCGCTCGACTTTTATGA
- a CDS encoding ATP-binding protein: MNQSEIVDKLNELLNLPAETEIVEFKAAQNNFDFNKIGKYFSAISNEANLKDVREGWLVFGVEDKNRTVVGSSYRSNRPDLDHLKGEIAQKTTNGITFIEIYEVVMPGGRVVMFQIPAAPRGLPLAWEGHYYARDGEEQCPLNLEKIERIRNQAADLDWSAVVYHEATLSDLDPEAINQARENYKNKNPHLSDEVDSWDAQTFLNKAKLTIQGQITRTAILLLGKTEASHFLSPAVAQITWVLKDRDGVEQSYQHFSCPYLL, from the coding sequence ATGAATCAGTCTGAGATAGTTGACAAGCTGAATGAGCTTCTTAATTTACCTGCAGAAACTGAAATTGTCGAATTCAAAGCTGCCCAGAATAACTTTGACTTTAATAAGATAGGTAAATATTTTTCAGCTATCAGCAATGAAGCAAATTTGAAGGATGTTCGAGAAGGGTGGCTAGTATTTGGTGTCGAGGATAAGAACAGAACTGTTGTTGGGTCTTCATATCGCTCAAATAGACCTGACTTAGACCACTTGAAGGGTGAAATAGCTCAAAAGACAACGAATGGTATAACTTTTATTGAAATATACGAAGTTGTAATGCCAGGGGGGAGAGTAGTCATGTTCCAAATACCTGCAGCACCTCGTGGTTTACCATTAGCATGGGAAGGTCACTATTATGCACGAGATGGTGAAGAACAATGTCCCTTAAATCTCGAAAAAATTGAACGTATTAGAAACCAAGCGGCTGATCTGGACTGGAGTGCAGTTGTATATCATGAAGCTACTTTGTCTGATCTAGATCCTGAAGCTATTAACCAAGCGAGAGAAAACTATAAGAACAAAAACCCCCATTTATCTGATGAAGTTGATAGTTGGGACGCTCAAACTTTTTTGAACAAAGCGAAACTGACCATTCAAGGGCAGATTACTCGCACAGCAATATTACTTCTAGGCAAGACAGAAGCAAGCCATTTTTTGAGTCCAGCAGTAGCTCAGATTACCTGGGTGCTAAAGGATCGTGACGGTGTAGAGCAAAGCTATCAACATTTTAGCTGTCCATATCTTTTATAA
- a CDS encoding ATP-binding protein, with amino-acid sequence MTDSNKSVDKKALNERLDVSFAMQAAGLGVWEIDPKTKQVLWDDQCRKLFGAKATNQFPYERTLAYIHPEDVSRVNQAIQQAMNPEFEGNYDVTYRIDMGDGNQRWIRSMGRSYFDETGAITRFAGVAQDVSQQIRDRQEAEENAKQYQLLLADLEEQVKQRTQELTRANQELQRSRNWLINIFEQAPVAIALLEGPEYRIRLANESLYAIWQLSPDQPSVLDRPVFEAFPGIAGIGLEELLDQVRRTGLPVGGKEQPAVFIRNGVAETAYINFVYAPIHDEHGRVDIVVIAIDVSEQVLARLTLEESEKQYRFLTTELEATNKELAVNNEEYAAINDKLEESNGLLVRSNENLQQFAYVASHDLQEPLRKIQQFSDLLKKRYPDTTGEELVYLDRMQSAASRMSTLIRDLLSFSRISTQRESSVPIALATVVQGVLVDLELVIEETDALIEVDNLPTIEGDRSQMGQLFQNLVGNALKFRQTNTRPHVRITSRWLSSDHLPLGVKPTRRAIAYHRIDVIDNGIGFDEKYLDRIFQVFQRLHGRGSFSGTGIGLAICEKVVANHGGAITASSQPGQGATFTVYLPV; translated from the coding sequence ATGACTGACTCCAATAAGTCCGTTGACAAGAAGGCACTCAACGAGCGTCTGGATGTAAGTTTCGCAATGCAAGCGGCCGGACTTGGGGTCTGGGAAATTGATCCGAAAACAAAGCAAGTTCTGTGGGATGATCAATGTCGTAAGCTTTTTGGTGCCAAGGCTACTAACCAATTTCCCTATGAGCGAACGCTTGCCTATATCCACCCCGAAGACGTAAGCCGGGTGAATCAGGCAATCCAGCAAGCAATGAATCCCGAGTTTGAAGGGAATTACGACGTTACGTACCGAATTGATATGGGGGATGGAAATCAGCGCTGGATACGCTCAATGGGTCGAAGTTATTTTGATGAGACAGGCGCAATAACTCGCTTTGCAGGCGTAGCTCAGGATGTGAGCCAGCAGATACGTGACAGACAAGAAGCCGAAGAGAACGCAAAACAATACCAGCTTTTGCTGGCTGACCTGGAAGAGCAGGTTAAGCAGCGTACTCAGGAATTGACGCGTGCCAATCAGGAACTTCAGCGGAGCCGAAACTGGTTGATAAACATCTTCGAACAAGCCCCCGTAGCCATCGCGTTACTGGAAGGGCCTGAGTACCGCATCCGACTAGCGAACGAGAGCCTGTATGCTATTTGGCAGCTCTCACCCGATCAGCCATCAGTGCTCGACAGACCCGTCTTCGAGGCATTCCCCGGTATAGCTGGAATTGGCCTGGAAGAATTACTGGATCAGGTACGTCGTACTGGCTTACCCGTCGGTGGTAAGGAACAGCCAGCTGTCTTCATTCGGAATGGAGTGGCCGAAACGGCCTATATAAACTTCGTTTATGCGCCAATCCATGATGAGCATGGCCGTGTTGATATTGTGGTCATAGCTATCGATGTTTCTGAACAGGTGCTGGCCCGCCTGACGCTGGAAGAAAGTGAGAAGCAGTATCGTTTTCTGACCACAGAATTGGAAGCCACCAATAAAGAATTGGCCGTCAATAATGAAGAGTATGCCGCCATCAACGATAAGTTAGAGGAATCAAACGGGTTACTCGTTCGCTCTAACGAAAACCTTCAGCAGTTTGCTTACGTGGCCAGCCACGACTTACAGGAACCTCTGCGTAAGATTCAGCAGTTCAGCGATCTGCTGAAGAAACGCTATCCCGACACAACAGGGGAGGAGTTGGTTTATCTGGATCGGATGCAGTCAGCGGCCAGCCGGATGTCGACACTGATCAGAGACCTGTTAAGCTTCTCCCGCATATCCACCCAGCGAGAATCCAGCGTTCCTATCGCTTTGGCAACGGTTGTGCAAGGGGTACTCGTCGATCTGGAGTTAGTTATAGAGGAGACGGACGCCCTAATCGAAGTAGATAATTTACCAACCATAGAAGGCGACCGCTCCCAAATGGGGCAGCTTTTTCAAAATCTGGTTGGAAACGCGCTCAAGTTTCGTCAAACCAACACCAGACCTCACGTTCGTATAACGAGCCGTTGGCTGTCTTCGGATCATCTGCCATTGGGAGTCAAACCAACTCGGCGTGCAATCGCTTATCATCGGATTGATGTGATTGATAACGGGATTGGTTTCGATGAGAAATATCTGGATCGCATCTTCCAGGTCTTCCAGCGGTTGCATGGCAGAGGCTCATTTTCGGGTACGGGCATTGGGCTGGCCATTTGTGAGAAGGTAGTTGCCAATCATGGGGGCGCTATCACGGCCAGTAGCCAACCCGGCCAGGGGGCAACCTTTACTGTCTATCTACCTGTGTAG
- a CDS encoding dihydroorotase, with the protein MSKLLIRNARLVNEGRITETDVLIEDGFIAQIKSGLSDAGVQQTIDAKGQYLLPGVIDDQVHFREPGLTHKATIHSESRAGVAGGITSFMEMPNTVPNALTQELLADKYAIAARTSLANYSFFMGASNNNLDEVLRTDPGTVCGIKVFMGSSTGNMLVDNEQVLEGLFRQSPMLIATHCEDEATIRSNTERYRSDYGDNATASLHPLIRNEEACLKSSSLAVELARRHNARLHVLHISTADELALFSNDKPLTEKRITAEVCVHHLWFDADDYERLGNLIKCNPAIKAPHHKDALLAGLLDDRLDIIATDHAPHTWAEKQAPYWQAPSGLPLVQHPLLLMLDFVTQGKLSIETMVRKMCHAPADCFQINRRGYVREGYWADLVLVDTEQPMTVSKKNILYQCGWSPIEGHTFGASITHTIVSGELVYREGEFLTDRAGQRMMFNR; encoded by the coding sequence ATGAGTAAACTTTTAATTCGCAACGCGCGTCTGGTCAACGAAGGACGTATCACGGAAACAGACGTACTGATCGAAGATGGGTTCATCGCCCAGATAAAATCGGGGCTTTCTGACGCAGGTGTCCAGCAAACTATTGATGCGAAAGGGCAATACCTGTTGCCGGGCGTGATCGATGATCAGGTGCATTTTCGGGAACCCGGTCTTACCCACAAAGCTACGATCCATTCGGAATCCAGGGCGGGCGTAGCCGGGGGCATCACCAGTTTTATGGAGATGCCCAACACCGTACCGAATGCCCTAACACAGGAACTACTGGCCGACAAGTACGCCATTGCCGCCCGGACCTCATTGGCAAACTACTCGTTTTTCATGGGGGCCTCGAACAACAATCTCGATGAGGTATTGCGGACCGACCCCGGAACGGTTTGTGGCATCAAAGTTTTCATGGGGTCATCGACGGGTAATATGCTGGTCGATAACGAGCAGGTGTTGGAGGGTCTGTTTCGGCAAAGTCCGATGCTGATTGCCACCCACTGCGAAGACGAAGCCACGATTCGCTCAAATACCGAACGCTACCGGTCAGACTATGGCGACAACGCTACGGCCAGCCTTCATCCGCTAATCCGGAATGAAGAAGCCTGTCTGAAATCGTCGTCGTTAGCCGTTGAACTGGCTAGGCGGCACAACGCCCGGTTACACGTCCTGCACATTTCGACGGCTGACGAGCTGGCATTGTTTAGCAACGACAAGCCACTAACCGAAAAGCGCATCACGGCGGAAGTGTGCGTGCATCATCTCTGGTTCGACGCCGATGATTACGAGCGCTTAGGCAATCTGATCAAATGCAACCCAGCCATTAAAGCACCACACCATAAGGATGCGCTATTGGCTGGTCTGCTGGATGATCGGCTCGACATTATTGCTACGGACCATGCTCCACATACCTGGGCTGAGAAGCAGGCACCCTACTGGCAGGCACCATCGGGATTGCCACTGGTGCAGCATCCGCTTTTGTTGATGCTCGATTTTGTGACGCAGGGTAAACTATCGATTGAGACAATGGTGCGTAAAATGTGCCATGCTCCCGCTGATTGCTTTCAAATTAACCGGCGCGGCTACGTCCGTGAAGGCTATTGGGCTGATCTGGTCCTTGTCGATACCGAACAGCCGATGACGGTCTCGAAGAAAAACATTCTCTATCAATGCGGTTGGTCGCCAATAGAGGGGCACACGTTTGGGGCCAGTATCACGCACACGATCGTGTCAGGTGAGTTGGTTTACAGAGAGGGCGAATTTCTAACGGATCGAGCGGGCCAGCGGATGATGTTCAACCGATAG
- a CDS encoding ATP-binding protein has protein sequence MYNADETRLLPDIVDQYDPFNIREALNNCIAHQDYTRGGKINIVEREDGYLIFSNLGQFIPGSVEKVLLDDSPPENYRNPFLAQAMVNLKMIDTIGSGIRRIFINQKKKFFPMPDYDLTNGRVKVTLTGRVLDMDYAQVLARNPNLGLLEIIMLDKLQKHKPLNDNEVRILKKQGLVEGRRNNLHISKQVAQTTGQEVEYSLARGMDDEYYKRMILQHLEQFGKSNRNDIERMILQKLPESLNQDQKQHKVKNLLQSLRLDGLIYVDDNREWRLERRGLSN, from the coding sequence ATGTATAACGCTGATGAGACTAGACTACTTCCTGATATAGTTGATCAGTACGATCCTTTCAATATTCGAGAAGCTTTAAATAATTGTATTGCTCATCAGGATTACACCAGAGGGGGTAAGATAAATATAGTTGAAAGAGAAGATGGCTATTTAATCTTTAGTAACCTAGGCCAGTTCATTCCTGGATCTGTAGAAAAAGTACTACTGGACGACTCACCACCCGAAAATTACCGCAATCCCTTTTTAGCTCAAGCTATGGTAAACCTAAAAATGATAGATACCATTGGGAGCGGCATTCGTCGAATATTTATTAACCAGAAGAAAAAGTTCTTTCCAATGCCGGATTATGACCTAACTAACGGCAGAGTAAAAGTTACGCTAACAGGTAGAGTACTAGATATGGATTATGCGCAAGTTCTGGCTCGTAACCCCAATCTTGGACTGCTGGAGATAATTATGCTAGATAAGCTACAAAAGCACAAACCTTTAAATGACAATGAGGTACGAATATTAAAGAAACAAGGATTAGTCGAAGGTCGGAGAAACAACTTACACATTTCTAAGCAAGTGGCTCAAACAACGGGCCAAGAAGTAGAATACTCGTTAGCTAGAGGTATGGATGATGAGTATTATAAAAGGATGATTCTGCAGCATTTAGAACAATTTGGTAAGTCTAATCGCAATGACATCGAACGAATGATTCTACAAAAGCTGCCAGAATCACTCAATCAGGATCAGAAACAGCATAAAGTGAAAAATTTGCTACAATCGCTGCGTTTAGATGGCTTAATATATGTGGATGATAATAGGGAATGGCGTCTTGAGAGACGTGGATTAAGCAACTAG
- a CDS encoding response regulator transcription factor, whose translation MPTILLVEDDPNLGLLVQEYLTMKGYPTDRVTDGNQGLQKFMADTYDLCIFDVMMPKKDGFTLAKEVRMAQREVPIIFLTAKSMQEDTIQGFKVGADDYITKPFSMEELLLRIQAILRRYQRSSESTEPTLYKIGSFSFDYPHQLLSRSAGNQPDGEIESQSQKLTSKESELLKLLAQNLNQPVSRSFALKMVWGDDSYFNARSMDVYVTKLRKYLKEDASVQLVNVHGEGFKLIA comes from the coding sequence ATGCCTACCATTCTCCTCGTTGAAGACGATCCTAATCTGGGCCTGCTCGTGCAGGAATACCTGACCATGAAAGGATACCCTACCGACCGCGTCACCGATGGCAATCAGGGACTGCAAAAGTTTATGGCGGATACCTACGACCTATGCATTTTCGATGTGATGATGCCCAAGAAAGACGGCTTCACACTCGCCAAGGAGGTTCGAATGGCGCAACGGGAAGTGCCAATTATTTTCCTGACGGCCAAATCCATGCAGGAAGATACCATCCAGGGATTCAAGGTCGGTGCCGATGATTACATCACCAAACCGTTCAGCATGGAGGAACTGTTGCTGCGAATTCAGGCGATTCTTCGTCGCTACCAGCGTTCGTCCGAGTCCACCGAGCCAACGTTGTACAAAATCGGTTCGTTCTCATTCGATTACCCGCATCAATTGCTAAGCCGGTCAGCCGGAAATCAGCCGGATGGCGAAATAGAATCGCAGTCGCAGAAACTAACCAGTAAGGAATCGGAGTTATTAAAGCTGTTGGCGCAGAACCTGAATCAGCCTGTCAGCCGTAGCTTTGCGCTTAAAATGGTCTGGGGCGATGATTCCTATTTCAATGCCCGCAGCATGGACGTGTACGTAACGAAACTACGCAAATACCTCAAAGAGGATGCTAGTGTTCAGCTCGTTAACGTACACGGTGAAGGATTTAAACTGATTGCTTAA
- a CDS encoding sensor histidine kinase — protein MSTQRIRWIVALMAVGLVGLVGLQSYWISSALHLQKEQFDYKVTDAMQEVVRTLERQEIMYLTKKRIQAHKQKEGLMAIAKKEGKTQVADEPVLTKKITDRLVAAARPKSTSTQTDAQRIPYGMAPVGSVVVQSDVLHPVAHPLSAEQMAVVEEFFRQQDELMAVGDWQTQLAQQQQFNQWVDQILVNELNEINGQVATARRQDSLARVKAARNRIRQATRQRKLRQAALKDSAKMDLAISAPASYSPHKAGEQSDMIKTVLKGLLLSDRPIEDRINRLALDTLLRQSLQERGISIPFAFGVRTKSQPAFLFTSLGMDPRQFRESGYKAALFPNNMMETGNYVYIYFPTQRQFILSQLWFTFSASAVLILVILACFYIAISTIVRQKKLADIKNDFINNMTHEFKTPISTISLAVEMAQEQVRQPHAMAGLGSDESSINERLSRYMGIIRDETRRLGSHVEKVLQMALLDRGEIKLKLSSVNVHDVIEKVLNNMSLQIEQRGGELDLQFEADREIIEADEVHVTNILYNLLDNALKYSPESPHITLVTRSLPEGVSITVTDHGLGMSKDQVSRIFEKFYRVPTGNRHDVKGFGLGLSYVKKMIDEHHGQILVESELGKGSSFEVILPYNSSERAN, from the coding sequence ATGTCGACACAACGCATACGATGGATTGTTGCCCTGATGGCGGTAGGATTGGTTGGCCTGGTTGGTCTGCAATCGTACTGGATCAGTAGTGCCTTGCATTTACAAAAAGAGCAATTTGATTATAAGGTCACCGATGCTATGCAGGAAGTCGTCCGGACGCTCGAACGACAGGAAATCATGTACCTGACCAAAAAGCGCATTCAGGCCCATAAGCAGAAAGAGGGCTTAATGGCCATTGCCAAAAAGGAAGGGAAAACGCAGGTTGCCGATGAGCCGGTCTTGACGAAGAAGATTACGGATCGATTAGTGGCTGCTGCCCGTCCAAAGTCGACGAGCACGCAAACTGATGCGCAGCGTATACCTTATGGAATGGCGCCGGTTGGATCGGTGGTTGTGCAGTCCGATGTGTTGCATCCAGTCGCGCATCCGCTCTCTGCTGAACAGATGGCTGTGGTGGAAGAGTTTTTTCGGCAGCAGGATGAACTGATGGCCGTCGGTGACTGGCAGACGCAACTGGCCCAACAGCAGCAATTTAATCAGTGGGTCGACCAGATATTGGTCAATGAGTTGAATGAAATTAACGGACAGGTCGCAACCGCCCGTCGGCAGGATTCGCTGGCGAGGGTGAAAGCGGCCCGAAACCGGATTCGGCAAGCCACCCGGCAACGTAAATTGCGTCAGGCTGCCCTGAAGGACTCCGCGAAAATGGACCTGGCCATAAGCGCCCCCGCCAGTTACAGTCCCCACAAAGCAGGTGAACAGTCAGACATGATCAAAACCGTGCTGAAAGGGTTATTACTTTCTGATCGTCCCATCGAGGATCGGATTAACCGACTGGCGCTGGACACCCTCTTGCGGCAATCGTTGCAGGAGCGCGGCATTAGTATCCCCTTCGCGTTTGGCGTCCGTACCAAATCGCAGCCAGCCTTTTTGTTTACGTCATTGGGTATGGACCCCCGTCAGTTTCGGGAAAGTGGCTATAAAGCAGCCCTATTTCCGAATAATATGATGGAAACGGGTAATTACGTCTATATCTATTTCCCAACCCAGCGGCAATTCATTCTGAGTCAGTTATGGTTTACGTTTAGTGCATCGGCAGTATTGATTCTGGTTATTCTGGCTTGTTTTTACATTGCCATCAGCACTATCGTGCGACAGAAAAAACTGGCTGACATCAAAAATGATTTCATTAACAACATGACGCACGAGTTTAAAACACCTATTTCGACCATTTCGCTGGCTGTTGAAATGGCGCAGGAACAGGTGCGTCAACCGCACGCCATGGCTGGACTGGGTTCTGATGAGTCGTCGATAAACGAACGCCTTTCGCGCTACATGGGTATCATCCGTGATGAGACCCGGCGACTGGGTTCTCACGTGGAGAAAGTGCTTCAGATGGCCCTGCTGGATCGGGGCGAAATCAAGCTCAAGCTGTCGTCGGTCAATGTGCATGATGTCATCGAAAAAGTGCTGAATAATATGAGCTTGCAAATTGAGCAGCGCGGTGGCGAACTGGATCTGCAATTCGAGGCAGACCGAGAAATCATCGAAGCCGACGAGGTGCACGTGACGAACATCCTGTATAATCTGCTCGACAACGCACTCAAATACTCGCCCGAGAGCCCGCACATTACCCTCGTTACGCGTAGTCTGCCCGAAGGCGTGAGTATCACCGTTACTGACCACGGTCTGGGAATGTCCAAAGATCAGGTGAGCCGGATTTTCGAGAAGTTTTACCGCGTTCCGACGGGCAACCGCCACGATGTAAAAGGCTTTGGCCTTGGCTTGAGCTATGTCAAAAAAATGATTGATGAACACCACGGCCAGATTCTCGTTGAGAGCGAGTTAGGCAAAGGCAGTTCATTCGAAGTGATTTTACCATATAACAGTAGCGAACGAGCGAACTAG